A single region of the Acidithiobacillus acidisediminis genome encodes:
- the dnaB gene encoding replicative DNA helicase: protein MASHLDSEVKATPYSREAEQSVLGGLLIDPETWEAVSEILKVSDFYERRHQTIFAAAAEICNAGTELDAITLGEHLEARDLIEEVGGLTYLIELANLTPSAGNVLAYARIVRERSVLRSLLRTGREIAELAYRPDGRDSRILLDEAERKIFELAQGEDRGGAHFQQIKEVLPGVIDRIEQIAKERKQITGLPTGFVDLDEKTSGLHPGQLVIVAGRPSMGKTAFAMNIAEHVACVEKHSVAVFSMEMPTEEIVLRALSSRGRVDQHRLRNGSLNRDDWPRIAQAVGELNVAPLFADDSAALSPAELRSRARRLKREHDIALIVVDYLQLMQVPGRGDNRVAEISEISRSLKALAKELSLPIIALSQLNRSLENRTEKRPQMSDLRESGAIEQDADLILFLYRDEVYHKDKEEVKGMAEVIIGKQRNGPIGTVRMSFFGEYTRFENYAPLDGEP from the coding sequence ATGGCCAGCCATCTGGACAGCGAAGTCAAAGCGACCCCCTACTCCCGCGAGGCCGAGCAATCGGTCCTCGGGGGTTTATTGATCGATCCAGAAACCTGGGAAGCGGTCAGCGAGATCCTGAAGGTCAGTGACTTTTACGAACGTCGTCACCAAACCATTTTTGCTGCTGCTGCCGAAATCTGTAACGCCGGCACGGAACTGGATGCCATCACCCTGGGTGAGCATCTGGAGGCCCGCGATCTGATCGAGGAAGTCGGTGGTCTGACTTACCTCATCGAACTCGCCAATCTTACCCCGAGTGCAGGAAATGTCCTTGCCTACGCGCGTATCGTGCGTGAGCGTTCGGTTTTGCGCTCGTTGCTACGCACTGGGCGGGAAATTGCCGAACTGGCGTATCGTCCAGATGGGCGGGACTCCCGAATACTGTTGGATGAGGCAGAGCGAAAGATCTTTGAACTCGCCCAGGGCGAGGATCGGGGCGGCGCCCATTTTCAGCAAATCAAAGAGGTGCTGCCCGGGGTCATCGACCGCATTGAGCAAATCGCCAAGGAACGCAAGCAGATTACCGGCCTGCCGACGGGCTTTGTGGATCTCGACGAGAAGACTTCCGGCCTGCATCCCGGACAACTGGTAATCGTTGCCGGACGCCCCAGTATGGGGAAGACCGCCTTTGCCATGAATATCGCGGAACACGTCGCCTGTGTCGAGAAGCATTCCGTGGCGGTATTCAGCATGGAGATGCCCACGGAAGAGATCGTGCTGCGCGCCCTGTCTTCCCGCGGACGAGTAGATCAACATCGGCTGCGGAACGGCAGCCTCAACCGGGACGATTGGCCCCGCATCGCCCAAGCGGTCGGTGAACTGAATGTCGCCCCGCTCTTTGCCGACGACTCGGCGGCGCTATCGCCAGCAGAGCTGCGCTCCCGGGCGCGACGCCTCAAACGCGAGCACGATATCGCCCTGATTGTCGTGGACTATCTCCAGCTCATGCAGGTCCCGGGGCGCGGCGACAACCGGGTTGCGGAAATCTCGGAAATCAGCCGCTCCCTCAAGGCGCTGGCCAAGGAACTGAGTTTGCCTATCATCGCCCTCTCACAGCTCAATCGCAGTCTGGAAAACCGCACGGAAAAGCGGCCGCAGATGTCGGACCTACGGGAATCCGGGGCCATCGAACAGGACGCCGACCTGATCCTGTTTCTCTATCGTGACGAGGTCTATCACAAGGACAAGGAAGAGGTAAAAGGCATGGCCGAGGTCATCATCGGCAAGCAACGCAACGGACCCATCGGCACCGTGCGGATGAGCTTTTTTGGGGAATACACCCGCTTCGAAAACTACGCCCCGCTGGATGGCGAGCCCTGA
- a CDS encoding lysylphosphatidylglycerol synthase transmembrane domain-containing protein translates to MELNLRFWLVLFLALGISFVPILYFMNGQAIHLISQITPLLLLALTGLMLSSWFFEGQRLRLVCAGVGLRIPLRSALPLAMAAEFAGAATPAASGMGAAYLVFLYRRGLNAGTAAAVLLAIAITDLIFMISIFLFSLIYLLLFENRLPDVRIILWFALITLVTAGLLFAIWHFERRRIVRVIDQRCLRFSLYQRYRQRIVLFFSRFLRSLELLRELSWRQRGIIFLSAAGYWTPRYLVLWALMRYVGGQVSVPYIIVSQTLLNLTSQLSFLPGGAGSVGAAYGLLFGSTLSQADIAFSLLGWRLFTYYWYLFVGMPWFFYEWGWGKNHPGKRQS, encoded by the coding sequence GTGGAACTGAATCTCCGCTTCTGGCTCGTCTTGTTTCTCGCGCTGGGAATCTCGTTCGTACCGATCCTCTATTTCATGAATGGCCAAGCCATTCATCTGATCAGCCAGATCACCCCGCTTCTGCTTCTGGCCTTGACTGGTCTCATGCTATCGAGCTGGTTTTTTGAAGGCCAACGCCTGCGCCTGGTCTGTGCCGGGGTCGGATTGCGCATTCCTTTGCGTAGCGCCCTGCCTCTGGCCATGGCGGCGGAGTTTGCCGGTGCCGCGACGCCCGCGGCCTCGGGAATGGGTGCCGCCTATCTGGTCTTTTTGTATCGCCGTGGCCTCAATGCCGGCACCGCTGCGGCGGTCCTCTTGGCCATCGCCATCACCGACCTGATCTTCATGATCTCCATTTTCCTGTTCTCTCTGATCTATCTCCTGCTCTTCGAGAATCGCCTGCCCGACGTGCGAATCATCTTATGGTTCGCCCTGATTACCCTGGTCACAGCTGGACTGCTCTTCGCCATTTGGCATTTCGAGCGGCGCCGCATCGTGCGCGTCATTGACCAGCGCTGCTTGCGTTTTTCTCTGTATCAGCGCTACCGACAACGTATTGTCCTATTTTTCTCCCGCTTTCTCAGGAGCCTAGAACTCTTGCGGGAGCTCAGCTGGCGCCAGCGGGGCATCATCTTTCTCAGTGCGGCAGGCTACTGGACCCCGCGTTACCTCGTGCTCTGGGCCTTGATGCGATACGTGGGTGGCCAAGTCAGTGTGCCGTATATCATCGTCAGCCAAACCCTGCTCAATCTCACCTCGCAATTGAGTTTTCTACCCGGTGGTGCGGGTAGTGTCGGAGCGGCTTATGGCCTGCTGTTCGGGAGCACACTGTCGCAGGCAGACATCGCCTTCAGCCTCCTCGGTTGGCGGCTCTTTACGTACTATTGGTATCTCTTTGTCGGCATGCCGTGGTTCTTCTATGAATGGGGCTGGGGCAAGAATCATCCCGGCAAACGGCAATCCTGA
- the alr gene encoding alanine racemase, translating to MSRPNQVEISRSALAHNLAVARQHAPHARVMGAIKANAYGHGAPLVASILAEAGIDAFAVASIDEAEELYPLQLQPRCTVLAGPFSAAEIPLAAAHGHRLVLQNFAQLHWLRESRWQQPLEIFLKFDSGMHRLGFALTDLAQVFTLMQDKLGGPVRVLGLLSHLARADTPDDPYNTQQINAFHSACTEFGAHTLGEHSLPNSAAILALPQAHTPWIRPGLLLYGLAPLQGRRALDLGLQPVLRWQTRIIAVRELEAGDWLGYGASWQAQRRCRVGVIACGYGDGLDRRLGLLEAPVLVRGQPSHLLARVSMDLAFVALDGIPAELGDAVQILGGHDLPLEDCAQALDTISYEVGTRIARRVARIVVP from the coding sequence ATGAGTCGCCCCAATCAAGTCGAAATCTCCCGCTCTGCGCTCGCGCACAATCTGGCTGTGGCGCGGCAGCATGCGCCCCATGCCCGTGTCATGGGTGCGATCAAGGCCAATGCCTATGGTCATGGCGCCCCTTTGGTGGCAAGTATCCTTGCCGAAGCCGGCATCGACGCCTTCGCAGTCGCCAGCATCGACGAGGCGGAGGAACTCTACCCCCTGCAACTCCAGCCCCGCTGTACGGTTTTGGCGGGGCCATTTTCGGCAGCGGAGATCCCCCTTGCCGCCGCCCATGGCCACCGCTTGGTGCTACAGAATTTTGCCCAGTTGCATTGGTTGCGCGAAAGTCGCTGGCAGCAACCCCTGGAGATTTTCCTCAAGTTCGACAGCGGGATGCATCGCCTCGGCTTTGCCCTTACAGACTTGGCTCAGGTCTTCACCCTGATGCAGGACAAGCTGGGCGGACCGGTACGGGTGCTCGGTCTGCTCAGCCACCTGGCGCGCGCCGATACTCCGGATGATCCCTACAATACGCAACAGATCAATGCCTTCCACAGCGCCTGTACAGAATTCGGCGCACACACCCTGGGCGAACACTCCTTGCCCAACTCAGCGGCTATTCTTGCCCTGCCCCAGGCCCATACGCCCTGGATTCGCCCTGGCCTGCTCCTCTATGGTCTTGCCCCCCTACAAGGGCGTCGCGCCCTGGACCTGGGCCTGCAGCCGGTGCTGCGCTGGCAGACACGGATCATTGCCGTGCGCGAGCTGGAGGCCGGAGACTGGCTCGGTTACGGCGCCAGTTGGCAAGCCCAGCGCCGTTGTCGCGTCGGGGTGATTGCCTGCGGCTATGGGGACGGCCTCGATCGCCGCCTGGGCCTGCTAGAGGCGCCGGTCTTGGTGCGGGGACAGCCAAGTCACTTGCTCGCACGGGTGAGCATGGACCTCGCCTTCGTCGCCCTCGACGGGATTCCGGCCGAGCTGGGGGATGCAGTGCAAATCCTGGGTGGACACGACCTGCCGCTGGAGGATTGCGCCCAGGCCCTCGACACGATTTCCTATGAAGTCGGCACTCGCATCGCGCGGCGGGTAGCGCGGATCGTTGTGCCATGA
- a CDS encoding intermembrane transport protein PqiB, whose protein sequence is MSSPSPTPQAQNRKPRWPGLIWAVPVAALAIVGWLALRSYLDQGPTVTVEFPTTGGIKADHTVVKYRGVTVGQVTGTRLAKSLQKMSITLRFDPYMAGHLGKGTRYWIAGKEVNFSDLSSLKSIISGPYIGIDPHPGVTVHKVLGLSEEPVLKSEPKGLTLILHSNSFDAVQRAAPIFYRGMQIGEVRGKAQAPNGDSFRIYAFISQKYLHLINARSRFWNAGNIRFHLLGKDSGLHLPPDNAIFSGAISVTTPESGAPATEDMDFPLYPSAEAARWAPSKDAVHYTVTMPGGSQGLDAGAAVLLEGSRVGSVTQVHMGYDPRHHVLETLVDLVVEPQSIPLSEGSWNHPRQQMDAMFRALIARGLRAELNQNPPLVGSPEISLVMLHRPSPAQLGAGNPARIPFVAGGSLAGTLDQVNGILREIHALPLPEIAKNLQVTTHRIAALSQSKKTQETLQHLAAATRHLDAILAAGQKQLPGTLQHLHAASEEAQHALQSIHGLLAANGSAGNAPESTTLPRTLYELSRAAASLRSLSDYLDSHPNALLIGK, encoded by the coding sequence ATGAGCTCACCCTCACCCACACCGCAAGCGCAGAATCGTAAGCCGCGCTGGCCAGGATTGATCTGGGCGGTGCCCGTTGCGGCGCTGGCCATCGTCGGTTGGCTGGCGTTACGCAGTTATCTCGACCAGGGGCCAACGGTAACGGTGGAGTTCCCGACTACCGGTGGAATCAAGGCCGACCATACCGTGGTGAAATATCGCGGTGTCACCGTCGGTCAGGTTACCGGTACTCGCCTCGCCAAATCGCTGCAGAAGATGAGCATTACCCTACGCTTCGATCCCTATATGGCCGGCCACTTGGGCAAGGGAACACGCTACTGGATTGCCGGGAAAGAGGTCAATTTCAGTGATCTAAGCTCTCTCAAGTCGATTATTTCCGGTCCCTATATCGGTATTGACCCTCATCCCGGCGTTACCGTACATAAAGTGCTTGGGCTCAGCGAAGAGCCGGTACTGAAGAGCGAACCGAAAGGCTTGACGCTGATTTTGCACAGCAACAGCTTTGACGCCGTGCAACGGGCCGCGCCCATCTTTTACCGCGGCATGCAGATTGGCGAGGTGCGCGGTAAGGCGCAGGCGCCAAACGGCGACAGCTTCCGCATTTATGCCTTCATCTCGCAAAAATATCTGCATTTGATCAATGCCCGCAGCCGCTTCTGGAACGCCGGCAACATTCGCTTTCATCTTTTGGGCAAGGACTCCGGCCTGCATCTCCCCCCGGACAACGCCATTTTCTCGGGAGCGATCTCGGTAACTACACCGGAATCCGGTGCACCGGCAACAGAAGATATGGATTTTCCGCTGTATCCGAGTGCCGAGGCAGCGCGCTGGGCACCGAGCAAAGATGCGGTCCACTACACCGTGACCATGCCCGGTGGCAGTCAAGGCCTGGATGCAGGTGCCGCGGTATTGCTCGAGGGGAGCCGGGTGGGCAGCGTAACCCAGGTGCATATGGGCTACGATCCGCGCCACCATGTACTCGAGACCTTGGTTGATCTGGTTGTCGAGCCACAGAGCATCCCCCTCAGCGAAGGTTCCTGGAACCATCCACGCCAACAGATGGATGCGATGTTCCGTGCCCTGATTGCCCGAGGGCTGCGTGCCGAATTGAATCAGAATCCGCCGCTGGTCGGCAGCCCGGAAATCTCTCTCGTGATGCTGCACCGACCCAGTCCGGCGCAGCTGGGGGCCGGAAACCCTGCTCGCATTCCTTTTGTGGCCGGGGGGAGTCTGGCTGGCACCCTGGATCAGGTGAATGGGATTTTGCGCGAAATCCATGCCCTACCTCTGCCAGAGATCGCCAAAAACCTGCAGGTCACGACCCATCGCATTGCCGCCTTGAGCCAATCCAAAAAGACCCAGGAGACCCTGCAACACCTTGCCGCTGCTACCCGGCACCTGGATGCGATTCTTGCCGCGGGGCAAAAGCAGTTGCCCGGTACCTTGCAGCACCTGCATGCCGCAAGTGAAGAAGCGCAACACGCCCTGCAGTCCATCCATGGACTTTTGGCTGCAAATGGCAGCGCCGGCAACGCACCGGAGTCAACGACGCTGCCCCGCACCCTCTATGAGCTGAGCCGAGCTGCCGCCTCCCTGCGCTCCCTCAGCGATTACCTGGACAGCCACCCCAATGCCTTATTGATCGGGAAATGA
- the rplI gene encoding 50S ribosomal protein L9: MKVILLERINKLGRLGDVVEVRPGYGRNFLVPQGKAVVATAENLADFAERKASLEAIESERLQAARKRAEALADLILRIALQAGEDGRLFGSVGHHDVARLLEEQGHQVSHGEVRMQEGPIKRTGEYPVRLHLHPEVELDIQVIVERA, translated from the coding sequence ATGAAAGTCATTTTATTGGAACGTATCAACAAACTGGGGCGCCTTGGCGATGTCGTCGAAGTACGCCCGGGCTACGGACGCAATTTCCTGGTTCCTCAGGGTAAGGCCGTGGTTGCGACAGCAGAAAACCTAGCCGACTTTGCCGAGCGCAAGGCCAGTCTCGAGGCCATCGAGTCCGAGCGCCTGCAAGCGGCGCGGAAACGGGCCGAGGCCTTGGCAGATCTGATTCTCCGTATCGCCTTGCAGGCCGGTGAGGATGGCCGCCTTTTTGGCTCCGTCGGCCACCACGACGTTGCCCGTCTGCTCGAAGAGCAAGGGCACCAAGTCAGCCATGGCGAGGTACGGATGCAGGAAGGTCCGATCAAGCGCACGGGTGAGTATCCAGTGCGTTTGCACCTGCACCCCGAGGTCGAACTCGATATTCAGGTCATCGTCGAGCGGGCCTGA
- the rpsF gene encoding 30S ribosomal protein S6 produces the protein MRHYEIVFLVHPDQSELVPQMIERYRGMIEGDGGQIHRLEDWGRRQLAYPIKKAHKAHYVLMNVECTGAALAELEDAFRFSDAVLRHLTLARDEAVTDASPLARDENDRHDRSETHAEAETESVE, from the coding sequence TTGCGGCATTACGAAATTGTGTTTCTGGTCCACCCTGACCAGAGTGAATTGGTACCCCAGATGATCGAGCGCTATCGCGGCATGATCGAAGGCGATGGCGGGCAGATTCATCGCTTGGAAGATTGGGGTCGCCGGCAACTCGCGTACCCAATCAAAAAGGCCCACAAGGCCCACTACGTCCTCATGAACGTGGAATGTACGGGTGCTGCCCTGGCAGAACTAGAAGATGCGTTCCGTTTCAGCGATGCGGTCCTGCGCCATCTGACCCTGGCGCGCGACGAAGCGGTCACCGACGCCTCACCACTGGCACGGGACGAAAATGATCGTCACGACCGCAGCGAGACGCACGCGGAAGCAGAAACGGAAAGCGTAGAGTAA
- the radA gene encoding DNA repair protein RadA: MSRERSLYVCQACGAASPKWMGRCAECGAWNSLVEERVAAPTPGKGARGSSAYAVASPPQRLAAVPIAEIRRQSSGLQELDRVLGGGVVPGAAILLGGEPGIGKSTLLLQAAAGMAANDPVLYVTGEESAAQLALRAQRLKIGDPAIEVLAENHLESIEAQVAKQTPRVLLIDSIQTLFTENLQSAPGSVAQVRECAARLVRLAKAQAISLWMVGHVTKEGAIAGPRVLEHMVDTVLYFEGEAGSPYRIVRAIKNRFGAANELGVFEMQEKGLEEIRNPSRLFLSQHQKPVAGSVVLPTQEGSRSLLVEVQALVTPSPLANPRRVALGLDPNRLSLLLAILHRHGGSFLFDQDVFVNIAGGVRVLEPAADLAVALAVLSAFRNEPVEEGLVAFGELGLAGELRPVAHAESRLRESEKLGFRSAILPAGKDLTGRIHLRPAHSLAEALQSAFGH; this comes from the coding sequence ATGAGCCGCGAGCGCAGTCTGTATGTCTGCCAAGCCTGTGGCGCGGCGAGCCCCAAATGGATGGGGCGCTGCGCTGAATGTGGAGCGTGGAACAGCTTGGTGGAGGAGCGTGTAGCGGCGCCAACCCCGGGCAAAGGCGCACGGGGCAGCAGCGCCTACGCCGTCGCGAGTCCACCGCAGCGATTGGCCGCCGTGCCTATTGCCGAGATTCGTCGACAGAGTAGTGGCCTGCAGGAACTCGATCGGGTGCTCGGGGGGGGCGTGGTGCCCGGCGCTGCTATTCTCCTTGGTGGTGAACCCGGCATTGGCAAGTCCACCCTGCTCCTGCAAGCCGCCGCCGGGATGGCGGCCAACGATCCTGTTCTCTACGTAACCGGCGAGGAGTCTGCCGCGCAATTGGCCCTACGCGCCCAGCGTCTGAAGATTGGCGATCCCGCCATCGAGGTGCTGGCGGAGAATCATCTGGAGAGCATCGAGGCACAGGTGGCCAAACAAACCCCTCGGGTATTACTCATCGATTCCATCCAGACCCTGTTCACGGAAAACCTGCAATCGGCGCCGGGCTCCGTCGCTCAAGTACGGGAGTGTGCGGCACGTCTGGTGCGGCTGGCCAAGGCGCAGGCGATCAGTTTGTGGATGGTGGGCCATGTCACTAAGGAGGGCGCCATCGCCGGCCCGCGGGTCCTGGAACATATGGTCGATACGGTGCTCTATTTTGAGGGTGAGGCCGGCAGCCCCTATCGCATCGTGCGCGCCATCAAAAATCGCTTTGGCGCAGCCAACGAGCTGGGCGTTTTCGAGATGCAGGAAAAAGGTCTGGAGGAAATCCGCAATCCCTCCCGCCTCTTCCTCAGTCAGCATCAAAAACCGGTCGCGGGCAGCGTCGTCTTACCCACCCAGGAGGGCAGTCGCAGCCTGCTCGTCGAAGTCCAAGCACTGGTAACGCCCAGTCCCTTGGCCAACCCGCGGCGCGTCGCCCTGGGTCTCGATCCCAATCGTCTCTCCCTGCTCCTCGCGATCCTGCACCGTCACGGCGGCAGCTTCCTCTTTGATCAGGATGTCTTCGTAAATATTGCCGGTGGCGTCCGGGTGTTGGAGCCCGCCGCGGACCTAGCCGTCGCCTTGGCGGTGCTCAGTGCCTTTCGCAACGAGCCGGTGGAAGAGGGACTGGTGGCCTTCGGCGAGTTGGGACTCGCAGGAGAATTGCGCCCTGTAGCCCATGCCGAAAGCCGCCTGCGGGAGAGTGAAAAACTGGGTTTTCGCAGCGCCATCCTACCCGCCGGCAAGGATTTAACCGGCAGAATCCACCTGCGCCCAGCGCATTCCTTGGCCGAGGCGCTGCAATCCGCATTCGGCCATTAG
- a CDS encoding PqiC family protein — MAWIRTVFLCSAVLLLSACAGAPTEYLRLSAEGPPLATQGLSTSREILLVDHVQMPASIDRLYLTRGQGEQGMQVSGHVRWIAPLGGMAQRILAEDLRRQLPQTTVLLTGAPLPQRARSLQLRVEVQEFLPLSSGAVVLDADYFLLDAQQQLRYAGHFHYRAKADANPHSEAQTMSAGIAALAHDIAQHLAAAYRVPVH; from the coding sequence ATGGCCTGGATTCGTACTGTCTTTCTTTGTAGCGCCGTCCTTCTGCTCAGTGCCTGCGCCGGTGCGCCCACCGAGTATTTGCGCCTGAGTGCAGAAGGCCCACCCTTGGCAACGCAAGGATTGTCCACGAGTCGCGAAATCCTGCTCGTGGATCACGTGCAAATGCCTGCCAGCATCGACCGCCTCTATCTCACGCGTGGGCAAGGTGAGCAGGGCATGCAGGTTTCGGGACATGTGCGCTGGATTGCACCCCTGGGGGGAATGGCGCAACGGATTCTGGCGGAGGATCTGCGCCGGCAACTGCCGCAGACGACGGTCTTGCTTACGGGGGCGCCATTGCCGCAGCGGGCGCGGTCGTTGCAACTGCGGGTGGAGGTGCAGGAATTTCTGCCCCTGAGTAGTGGCGCAGTGGTATTGGACGCTGATTACTTTCTGCTCGATGCGCAACAGCAACTGCGTTACGCCGGGCATTTTCATTACCGTGCCAAGGCTGACGCCAACCCACACAGCGAAGCCCAGACCATGAGTGCGGGTATTGCTGCTCTGGCGCACGATATCGCGCAACATCTGGCGGCGGCATACCGCGTACCAGTTCACTAG
- the rpsR gene encoding 30S ribosomal protein S18 produces MAFHRDRDGDGDRDRRGGGGGGFSRRRKSCRFKAEGVKEIDYKDLKTLQAFIGETGKIVPSRITGTSTLYQRQLATAIKRARFLALLPYVIR; encoded by the coding sequence ATGGCATTTCATAGAGATAGAGACGGAGATGGGGACCGCGATCGTCGGGGCGGTGGTGGTGGAGGATTTTCTCGGCGGCGCAAGAGCTGCCGCTTCAAGGCCGAAGGCGTCAAGGAAATCGACTACAAGGATCTCAAGACCCTGCAGGCCTTCATTGGCGAGACCGGCAAGATCGTGCCCAGTCGGATTACCGGCACCAGCACCCTGTATCAGCGGCAATTGGCAACGGCCATCAAGCGCGCGCGCTTCCTGGCATTGCTTCCCTATGTGATCCGCTGA
- a CDS encoding paraquat-inducible protein A: protein MSTVLMGSTDVDPHSEHGYLCCPDCGLLQKLPRIGIRGLNTYCVRCGATLERTRGRSINAALAMSLSALALLIPMNLFPFLSVNIFGVHHTSIVYSGIAGIAAQGWPLVAAILALELIVLPFFRFGFLATVLVGVYHGHHHPHFGRLFRWSERLDQWSMPDVFLIGCIIGYGRVAPFLPISIGIGGYCVLAVSFLTLLTRASLDRREIWRRVGPCCQHIDAGVEYVGCPFCGLPHPQEKANGQLCQRCGERIWRYRPNTTMRVLALTLAGFFCYPFAYLYPMESNYQLGSLQGYTIMTGVHKLIQANFYVFAAIIFFASVLTPFLKLFGLSWFLISIHGHSRRWLRGKTILFRVIRQIGRWSHIDVFTVAVFLPLMHLSGLLAVYVGKALPFFLAVVILTMIATEIFDPRLLWQQVDQQEQDELTLTHTASAES, encoded by the coding sequence ATGAGTACAGTGCTCATGGGGAGCACCGATGTCGATCCGCATTCCGAACATGGTTACCTTTGCTGTCCCGACTGCGGTCTGCTGCAGAAATTACCCAGAATCGGTATCCGCGGGCTGAATACCTACTGCGTGCGTTGCGGTGCAACCTTGGAGCGCACCCGCGGACGTAGCATCAATGCGGCGCTGGCGATGTCTCTCAGTGCCCTAGCTTTGTTGATCCCGATGAATCTGTTCCCGTTTCTGTCGGTGAATATCTTTGGCGTGCACCACACCAGCATCGTGTACTCCGGTATTGCCGGTATTGCCGCCCAAGGCTGGCCCCTGGTAGCGGCGATCCTTGCCCTGGAGCTCATCGTCCTGCCGTTTTTCCGTTTTGGTTTTCTCGCTACCGTCCTGGTCGGCGTCTATCACGGGCACCATCATCCCCATTTTGGCCGACTGTTTCGCTGGTCGGAACGCCTCGATCAATGGTCCATGCCGGATGTCTTTCTGATCGGTTGCATCATCGGTTATGGACGCGTCGCTCCCTTCCTACCCATCAGCATTGGCATCGGCGGCTATTGCGTCCTTGCCGTTTCCTTCCTGACACTACTGACCCGCGCTAGTCTCGATCGCCGCGAAATCTGGCGCCGTGTCGGGCCCTGCTGTCAGCACATCGACGCGGGCGTGGAATATGTTGGTTGTCCGTTCTGTGGCCTACCTCACCCGCAAGAGAAGGCGAACGGCCAACTTTGTCAGCGCTGTGGCGAGCGCATCTGGCGCTATCGACCCAATACCACCATGCGGGTTCTGGCACTGACCCTAGCGGGTTTTTTTTGCTATCCCTTTGCCTACCTCTACCCCATGGAAAGCAACTATCAACTGGGCAGCCTGCAGGGTTACACCATCATGACCGGTGTGCATAAGCTCATCCAGGCGAATTTTTATGTCTTTGCCGCCATTATCTTCTTTGCCAGTGTGCTGACGCCCTTCCTCAAACTCTTTGGTCTGAGTTGGTTCCTGATTTCCATACACGGCCACTCGCGGCGCTGGCTGCGTGGCAAAACGATCCTTTTCCGCGTCATCCGCCAAATTGGTCGCTGGTCCCACATCGATGTCTTCACCGTAGCAGTGTTTCTTCCCTTGATGCACCTATCGGGCCTGCTGGCGGTCTATGTGGGAAAGGCATTACCCTTCTTCCTTGCGGTCGTTATCCTTACCATGATCGCCACGGAAATTTTTGATCCCCGCCTGCTCTGGCAGCAAGTGGACCAACAGGAGCAAGATGAGCTCACCCTCACCCACACCGCAAGCGCAGAATCGTAA
- the nagZ gene encoding beta-N-acetylhexosaminidase has protein sequence MPNPRKGPLGPLMIDIPGPTLQAEDRERLQHPVVGGIILFARNCIDAQQVQELCHEIHNLRQPSLIIAIDQEGGRVQRLRAGVTNFPPQAALGWLTDSAGLDQARNLAEIWGELLGYELRQLGIDLDFTPCIDLDGGVSSVIGDRALHQEAYVVGELASHLWQGLDRQGLTGVAKHFPGHGNVAADSHHELPVDPRPRVQIEEDLRPFHRLVAAGIPAVMPAHVCYAALDPAPAGYSPYWLQQVLRGELGFSGVIVSDDLSMVGALGVGGISQRVDAALAAGAELLLVCNDEAAANQAMEHCLHLGIPDFHLERLQGQASQLSARRLREYREQIDGLREQFSNPL, from the coding sequence ATGCCAAACCCGCGTAAGGGGCCCCTGGGCCCACTAATGATCGACATTCCTGGCCCCACGCTACAGGCCGAAGACCGGGAACGCCTGCAACACCCTGTCGTAGGAGGAATCATCCTGTTCGCGCGTAACTGCATCGATGCGCAACAGGTGCAGGAGCTCTGTCACGAAATCCATAACCTACGTCAGCCCAGTTTGATCATTGCCATTGATCAAGAGGGCGGTCGAGTGCAGCGCCTACGCGCGGGGGTCACAAACTTCCCCCCCCAGGCCGCCCTGGGGTGGCTGACCGATAGCGCGGGCCTGGATCAGGCACGCAACCTGGCCGAGATCTGGGGGGAGCTGTTGGGCTATGAGCTGCGCCAGTTGGGCATCGACCTCGATTTTACCCCATGTATTGACCTCGATGGCGGCGTCTCTTCGGTCATCGGCGATCGCGCCTTGCACCAAGAGGCCTATGTCGTCGGCGAACTGGCGAGCCACCTCTGGCAGGGGTTGGATCGCCAGGGTCTGACTGGGGTCGCCAAGCATTTTCCGGGGCACGGTAATGTGGCTGCCGATTCGCATCATGAGCTGCCCGTCGATCCCCGTCCGCGCGTCCAGATCGAGGAAGACCTCCGCCCCTTTCATCGACTCGTCGCGGCGGGGATCCCCGCCGTCATGCCCGCACACGTGTGTTATGCCGCGCTCGACCCAGCGCCAGCGGGCTATTCTCCCTACTGGCTACAGCAGGTCTTGCGCGGAGAGCTGGGCTTTAGCGGCGTCATTGTCAGTGACGACCTCAGCATGGTTGGGGCACTGGGCGTTGGCGGAATCAGCCAACGGGTTGATGCCGCCCTTGCCGCTGGCGCTGAGCTGCTCCTGGTTTGCAATGACGAGGCAGCTGCCAATCAGGCCATGGAGCATTGCCTGCACCTGGGCATCCCCGACTTCCATTTGGAACGGTTACAGGGCCAGGCGAGTCAGCTCTCAGCGCGACGTTTGCGCGAATATCGCGAACAGATCGACGGGCTCCGAGAGCAGTTTTCCAACCCCTTGTAA